The Candidatus Methylomirabilis sp. DNA segment GGACGATGGCGGTGGTGCCGACCTTCAGGTAGGTGGCGACCTCCGACATGTTGGAGTCGCCGACAATGACGTGCAGACGGCGGTACTTCTCCTCGTCGGCGTGGGGCTCATCGCGGGTGTTGATGATGCCGCGCGAACTGGTCGTTGCGCCCGAGATCTCCTGGTAGATGTGTTGCGCCCGCTGCGAGATATAGTAGTGATTCCCCATCCGCGTCCGGAGTACCTTGCCCGCGCCGGCGAATACCTGGCGCGTGACGAAGAATGGGATCAACTGCTCCGCCAGCTTGTGGAAGTTCACGCCGCGCTGCACCAGGTAGTTCTCGTGGCAGCCGTAGGTATTCCCGACCGAGTCGGTATTGTTCTTGAAGATGTATATCTCGCAGTAGATACCGTTCTCCTGGAGCTTCTGTTCGGCGCCCAGGAGCAA contains these protein-coding regions:
- a CDS encoding proteasome accessory factor PafA2 family protein: MQERILGLESEYGLISSSAGGRVNLSVESALGYLFEKVVSRQRGTNDFLRNGARLYQDTGCHPEYATPECDNPRDLVVHDKAGERIVEELLLGAEQKLQENGIYCEIYIFKNNTDSVGNTYGCHENYLVQRGVNFHKLAEQLIPFFVTRQVFAGAGKVLRTRMGNHYYISQRAQHIYQEISGATTSSRGIINTRDEPHADEEKYRRLHVIVGDSNMSEVATYLKVGTTAIV